The proteins below are encoded in one region of Bacillus vallismortis:
- the tcyP gene encoding L-cystine transporter TcyP yields METLLVVLHVFILLLLILGLFAMQKKHVSFSKRVFTALGLGIVFGFALQLIYGPTSNIVIQTADWFNIAGGGYVKLLQMVVMPLVFISILGAFTKLKLTKNLGKISGLIIGILVATTAVAAAVGIASALSFDLQAIQVDQGDTELSRGQELEQKSEDMAAKTLPQQIVELLPGNPFLDFTGARPTSTIAVVIFAAFLGMAFLGVKRKQPEQAETFKKLVDAVYAIVMRVVTLILRLTPYGVLAIMTKTIATSDIDSILKLGMFVVASYAALIAMFIIHLLLLTFSGLNPIVYLKKALPVLVFAFTSRSSAGALPLNIKTQRSMGVSEGIANFAGSFGLSIGQNGCAGIYPAMLAMMIAPTIGQNPFDPVFLITVIAVVAISSFGVAGVGGGATFAALLVLSSLNMPVALAGLLISIEPLIDMGRTALNVSGSMTSGLITSKITKEIDTDVFNDQSRVIEAEEA; encoded by the coding sequence TTGGAGACTTTACTAGTCGTATTACATGTATTTATTTTATTGTTACTTATCTTAGGGCTTTTTGCTATGCAGAAAAAACATGTTTCCTTCTCTAAACGTGTATTTACTGCGTTGGGGCTGGGGATTGTATTCGGATTTGCGCTTCAGCTGATTTACGGCCCGACTTCAAATATAGTCATTCAAACAGCCGACTGGTTTAATATTGCCGGGGGCGGATATGTCAAATTGCTTCAAATGGTTGTTATGCCTCTCGTCTTTATTTCAATTCTCGGTGCATTTACAAAGCTGAAACTGACAAAAAATCTTGGGAAAATCAGTGGTTTAATTATCGGGATTTTAGTGGCAACAACAGCTGTAGCAGCAGCTGTCGGTATTGCGTCCGCGCTTTCTTTTGATTTGCAGGCGATCCAGGTTGACCAAGGAGATACCGAGCTTTCGCGGGGACAGGAGCTTGAGCAGAAATCAGAGGATATGGCAGCAAAAACGCTGCCGCAGCAGATTGTGGAACTGCTGCCGGGAAACCCGTTTTTAGATTTTACAGGAGCTAGACCGACTTCAACAATCGCTGTCGTTATTTTTGCGGCTTTTCTTGGAATGGCATTCCTCGGCGTAAAACGTAAACAGCCGGAACAGGCGGAAACGTTTAAAAAGCTGGTTGATGCCGTTTATGCCATTGTCATGCGTGTCGTCACCCTTATTTTGCGCCTGACGCCTTATGGAGTGCTGGCAATTATGACCAAAACGATCGCAACGAGTGATATAGACAGCATTTTGAAATTAGGTATGTTTGTGGTTGCTTCGTATGCCGCGTTAATCGCTATGTTTATCATACATTTGCTGTTGCTGACGTTCAGCGGCTTGAACCCGATTGTTTATTTGAAAAAAGCGCTGCCTGTACTTGTATTTGCATTTACATCACGCTCAAGCGCGGGTGCTTTGCCTTTGAATATTAAAACACAGAGAAGCATGGGCGTCTCGGAAGGAATCGCCAACTTTGCCGGTTCGTTTGGCCTTTCGATCGGGCAAAATGGATGCGCAGGCATTTATCCTGCGATGCTGGCAATGATGATTGCCCCGACGATCGGCCAGAATCCGTTCGATCCGGTGTTTCTCATCACAGTTATCGCAGTCGTGGCCATCAGCTCCTTCGGTGTTGCCGGAGTTGGCGGCGGAGCGACATTCGCAGCGCTTCTTGTTTTATCATCATTAAATATGCCCGTGGCGCTCGCTGGTTTATTAATCTCAATCGAACCTTTAATCGACATGGGGCGTACTGCTCTGAATGTCAGCGGAAGCATGACATCAGGCCTTATTACCAGTAAGATCACAAAGGAAATTGATACAGATGTATTCAATGATCAATCCAGAGTGATTGAAGCTGAAGAAGCGTAA
- a CDS encoding DUF2812 domain-containing protein, giving the protein MKKMKMFFDIEKEEQWLNEQLQKGYRCTNISGLGIYSFKKTDKRYVMRLDYQDYLPKKKLVEYKGIYEDFGWMYINGSWLSGIRYWQKEDDGQNEIFSDRQSKCHYYKRLMNYSSGLGLLCLFFSYMIYKDSGLYLTEGLWSMKGAWFWKAFLFETPFALLRLLPALMFAFFASSYYKAYRKHSMLKEQ; this is encoded by the coding sequence ATGAAGAAAATGAAGATGTTTTTTGATATTGAAAAAGAGGAGCAATGGCTGAACGAGCAATTACAAAAGGGTTATCGTTGTACCAATATTAGCGGATTAGGGATATATTCTTTCAAAAAAACTGACAAGAGATATGTGATGCGACTGGATTATCAGGATTATTTGCCTAAGAAAAAGTTGGTCGAATACAAAGGGATATATGAAGACTTCGGTTGGATGTATATAAATGGATCCTGGCTTAGCGGAATACGATATTGGCAAAAAGAGGATGATGGTCAAAATGAAATCTTCTCGGATCGCCAATCAAAGTGTCATTATTATAAAAGATTGATGAATTATTCTTCTGGTTTAGGTTTACTGTGTTTGTTTTTTTCTTACATGATTTACAAGGATTCAGGTTTATATTTAACTGAAGGTCTTTGGAGTATGAAAGGTGCATGGTTTTGGAAAGCATTTTTATTTGAAACTCCATTTGCTCTTTTGAGGTTGCTTCCCGCCCTTATGTTTGCTTTCTTTGCCAGCAGTTACTACAAAGCGTATCGAAAGCATTCAATGTTAAAAGAACAATAA
- a CDS encoding PadR family transcriptional regulator produces MKHKLLPLSETMHYILLALREPLHGYAVMQKIEKISNGTVMLAAGTLYGAIENLNKHGWIEPVGESGRRKVYMITAEGSTILKMEQNRLLHILSLYEGSESNEENEDVF; encoded by the coding sequence ATGAAACATAAATTATTACCGTTGTCTGAAACGATGCATTATATTTTATTAGCTCTGCGTGAACCACTCCATGGCTATGCCGTCATGCAGAAAATAGAAAAGATAAGTAACGGTACTGTTATGTTAGCAGCCGGTACACTATACGGTGCGATTGAAAACTTGAATAAGCATGGTTGGATTGAACCTGTTGGAGAGTCAGGCCGGAGAAAAGTTTATATGATAACTGCGGAAGGAAGCACCATTTTGAAAATGGAACAAAACAGGTTATTGCATATTTTATCCCTGTACGAAGGAAGTGAATCAAATGAAGAAAATGAAGATGTTTTTTGA